In Antennarius striatus isolate MH-2024 chromosome 8, ASM4005453v1, whole genome shotgun sequence, a single window of DNA contains:
- the knop1 gene encoding lysine-rich nucleolar protein 1: MCACASGAPTLGSLLTGKEKVLPGPCRRLHVGRRYRLEAVMMMMMDGEKNVMKKEKRQRSERHDGKSADHLAVTESPDGCREKKEKKRITESLRGEGGAKVTKKRKRKKQEEEEQHDSENDQEAAQDSGKEKKRRKKKGKQNSLQKKSDVQLEEQEEEEQTEEGELSKKPKKAKKNTEETTTESTEGRSDEERRERAERIRASQRPEEEEGESLKKKKKKKKRKKDGGNHISANTDTTTGEEEETAPRRKTRKHKSRGEEEEQQEQEAPVGRKRQKRKKLCMEQEVSPQEEVKRSPDEISTNQGFGQWTTAQFSSSDQRQKFLRLMGGLKGGFRPAAGAAPRANMALGQEAQQQLQQGLLGQFEHAQSRRSDFRSAGLGFTGPPRSKFSIDISACRSVRFED, translated from the exons ATGTGCGCATGCGCGAGCGGTGCACCAACTCTCGGGTCACTGCTAACAGGAAAAGAGAAAGTACTTCCGGGTCCCTGCCGCCGGCTTCACGTGGGTCGTCGTTACCGG CTGGaagcagtgatgatgatgatgatggatggagagaagaacgtgatgaagaaagaaaagagacagaggagtgaaaggcatgatgggaaatcagCTGATCACCTGGCTGTAACAGAGTCTCCGGACGgatgcagagaaaagaaggagaagaagagaatcACTGAGTCTCTGAGGGGAGAAGGAGGTGCAAAGGTCaccaagaagaggaagaggaagaagcaggaagaggaagagcagcatGACAGTGAGAATGATCAGGAAGCTGCACAGGATtcgggaaaagaaaagaaacgcaggaagaagaaaggaaagcaGAATTCTCTGCAAAAGAAATCAGATGTTCAGTTAGAGgagcaagaggaagaagagcaaaCTGAGGAAGGAGAACTGTCAAAGAAACCCAAGAAGGCAAAGAAGAACACTGAGGAGACCACCACTGAGAGCACGGAGGGAAGAAGtgatgaggagaggagagagagagctgagAGGATCAGAGCGTCCCAGAGacccgaggaagaggagggtgagtctctgaagaagaagaagaagaagaagaagagaaaaaaggacGGTGGAAACCACATTAGTGCAAACACTGACACTACTactggggaggaagaggagacggcGCCGAGGAGGAAGACTAGGAAACACAAGTCcaggggagaggaagaggagcagcaggagcaggaagctcctgtcggcaggaagaggcagaagaggaagaagctcTGCATGGAGCAGGAG GTGTCACcccaggaggaggtgaagaggtCACCTGATGAGATCTCCACCAATCAG GGCTTCGGTCAGTGGACCACCGCCCAGTTCAGCAGCTCCGACCAGCGCCAGAAGTTCCTGCGGTTGATGGGGGGGCTGAAGGGGGGGTTCCGCCCGGCTGCTGGGGCCGCCCCTCGGGCCAACATGGCGCTGGGACAGGAagcgcagcagcagctgcaacaGGGGCTTCTGGGGCAGTTTGAGCACGCTCAGTCACGCCGGTCGGACTTCAGGAGCGCGGGGCTGGGCTTCACCGGACCCCCCAGGAGCAAGTTCTCCATCGACATCAGCGCCTGCAGGTCCGTCCGCTTCGAAGACTGA
- the exosc1 gene encoding exosome complex component CSL4, which yields MAPRADIYFRSASDQPIRSHLPVSSQPILYRAALLDNMSPLKLCVPGDKLCSVEDCIPGRGVYLRHGNIYSSLAGYVLRKNEGEELPVISVVRETETQLLPNVGAIVTCKVTSINPRFARVHILYVGSTPLKDRFRGTIRKEDMRLTEKDKVETYKSFRPGDIVLAKVISLGDVQSNYLLTTAENELGVVVAHSESGAQMVPISWCEMQCPQTHVKEFRKVARVQPEYLQA from the exons ATGGCGCCGCGAGCCGACATTTATTTCCGTTCTGCGTcagaccagccaatcagaagtcaCCTTCCTGTGTCGTCACAGCCAATCCTCTACCGCGCTGCCCTTCTGGACAACATGTCGCCCCTGAAGCTGTGTGTTCCCG GTGACAAGCTGTGCAGCGTGGAGGACTGCATCCCCGGCAGGGGGGTGTACCTGCGGCACGGGAACATCTACTCCTCATTGGCCGGATACGTGCTAAGGAAGAACGAGGgcgaggag TTACCTGTGATCTCCGTGGTCAGAGAGACGGAGACGCAGCTCCTGCCCAACGTCGGCGCCATCGTCACCTGCAAG GTGACCAGCATTAACCCCCGGTTCGCCAGAGTCCACATCCTGTACGTGGGCTCCACGCCGCTGAAGGACCGCTTCAGAGGAACCATCcg GAAAGAAGACATGCGCCTGACGGAGAAGGACAAG GTGGAGACGTATAAGAGCTTCAGGCCGGGGGACATCGTCCTGGCTAAAGTG ATCTCCCTGGGCGACGTGCAGTCCAACTACCTGCTGACCACGGCGGAGAACGAACTGGGCGTGGTGGTGGCTCACAGCGAATCAG GTGCTCAGATGGTTCCCATCAGCTGGTGTGAGATGCAGTGTCCACAGACGCACGTCAAGGAGTTCCGCAAGGTGGCACGAGTGCAGCCGGAGTACCTGCAGGCCTGA
- the LOC137600070 gene encoding phosphoglycerate mutase 1-like, translating to MSRFTLRWSIFFLWGNNPDHVIVTRVTTPTGRRHLCGGGRGVRCWASAPVVRSVGFGHAALHSHGCPPPGLRRNRDQSAEFEASVGERSRSSPTGRGVGAGMAHRLVLIRHGESLWNRENRFSGWFDVDLSETGEEEARRGGRALKDAGYEFDVCYTSVLTRAIRTLWLVLDGTDQVWLPVQRTWRLNERHYGGLTGQNKAETAAQHGEAQVKIWRRSFDVRPPPMDEGHDFYETISKDRRYAHLTAAQMPPSESLKDTIARALPFWNHQITPQIREGRRVLIVAHGNSLRGIVKHLEGMSEEAVLELNLPTGVPLVYDLDQDLRPVGPMQFLGDEETVKKAMAAVAAQGNAKK from the exons ATGTCCCGCTTCACGCTCAGATGGagtatttttttcctgtggggAAATAATCCGGATCACGTGATCGTCACCAGGGTTACCACTCCCACAGGTAGACGTCACCTGTGTGGCGGGGGGCGTGGTGTCAGGTGTTGGGCGTCGGCTCCGGTCGTGAGATCGGTCGGGTTCGGACACGCTGCCCTCCACTCTCACGGCTGTCCGCCTCCCGGTCTGCGGCGGAACCGGGACCAATCCGCGGAGTTCGAGGCCTCGGTTGGAGAGAGAAGTCGGTCCAGTCCCACCGGAAGGGGCGTCGGTGCGGGGATGGCCCACAGGCTGGTGCTGATCCGCCACGGAGAGAGTCTCTGGAACCGGGAGAACCGGTTCAGCGGCTGGTTCGACGTGGACCTCAGCGagactggagaggaggaggcgaGGAGGGGGGGCCGGGcgctgaaag acGCTGGCTATGAGTTTGACGTCTGCTACACGTCTGTCCTGACACGGGCCATCCGGACCCTGTGGTTGGTTCTGGACGGTACCGACCAGGTGTGGCTGCCGGTCCAGCGGACCTGGCGTCTGAACGAGCGCCACTACGGCGGCCTGACGGGCCAGAACAAGGCcgagacagcggcgcagcaCGGCGAGGCCCAGGTCAAGATCTGGAGGCGCTCCTTCGAtgtccgccccccccccatggacGAGGGACACGACTTCTATGAGACCATCAGCAAG GACCGGCGGTACGCCCACCTGACCGCAGCCCAGATGCCCCCCAGTGAGAGCCTGAAGGACACCATCGCCAGAGCGCTGCCCTTCTGGAACCACCAGATCACGCCCCAGAtcagggagggaaggagggtgCTGATCGTCGCCCACGGCAACAGCCTCCGGGGCATCGTCAAGCACCTGGAGG GGATGTCAGAGGAGGCGGTGCTGGAGCTGAACCTGCCCACCGGCGTCCCCCTGGTCTACGATCTGGACCAGGACCTGAGGCCCGTGGGACCCATGCAGTTCCTGGGAGACGAGGAGACCGTCAAGAAGGCCATGGCAGCTGTGGCAGCGCAGGGCAACGCCAAGAAATAG
- the pi4k2a gene encoding phosphatidylinositol 4-kinase type 2-alpha yields MDETSPLVSPVRDPPSPRGLAGGTPGSVVRIPAGSPGRSRERQPLLERDRGGSPREPHRNDFPEDPEFREIIRKAERAIEEGVFPERIYQGSSGSYFVKDPQGKIIGVFKPKNEEPYGQLNPKWTKWLQKLCCPCCFGRDCLVLNQGYLSEAGASLVDQKLELHIVPRTKVVYLASDTFNYSAIDRVKSRGKRLALEKVPRVGQRFHRIGLPPKVGSFQLFVDGYKDADFWLRRFEADPLPENTNRQLQLQFERLVVLDYIIRNTGRGNDNWLLKYDCPMDPVGNRDTDWVVVKDPIIKLAAIDNGLAFPLKHPDSWRAYPFYWAWLSQAKVAFSQEIRELVLPKLSDPNFIKDLEEDLYELFKKDPGFDRGQFHRQVSVMRGQILNLVQALKDGKTPLQLVQMPPVVVETARAPQRANSESYTQSFQSRRPFFTWW; encoded by the exons ATGGACGAGACGAGTCCGCTGGTGTCCCCGGTGCGggacccccccagcccccgcGGCCTGGCGGGCGGCACCCCGGGCTCCGTGGTGCGGATCCCGGCCGGCAGTCCGGGCCGCAGCCGGGAGAGACAGCCGCTTCTCGAGCGGGACCGGGGGGGCTCGCCGCGGGAGCCGCACCGGAACGACTTCCCGGAGGATCCCGAGTTCCGGGAGATCATCCGGAAGGCCGAGCGGGCCATCGAGGAGGGGGTGTTCCCGGAGCGGATCTACCAGGGCTCCAGCGGGAGCTACTTCGTCAAGGACCCGCAGGGG AAGATCATCGGGGTGTTCAAACCCAAGAACGAGGAGCCCTACGGACAGCTGAACCCCAAGTGGACCAAGTGGCTCCAGAAGCTGTGCTGCCCCTGCTGCTTCGGGCGGGACTGTCTTGTTCTGAACCAGGGCTACCTGTCGGAGGCGGGGGCCAGTCTGGTGGACCAGAAGCTGGAGCTCCACATCGTTCCCAGGACCAAG GTGGTTTACCTGGCCAGTGACACCTTCAACTACAGCGCCATCGACCGGGTCAAGTCCCGAGGGAAGAGGCTCGCCCTGGAGAAGGTGCCCCGAGTGGGCCAGCGCTTCCACCGGATCGGCCTGCCCCCAAAG GTGGGCTCCTTCCAGCTGTTTGTCGACGGCTACAAAGACGCAGACTTCTGGCTGCGCCGCTTCGAGGCGGACCCGCTGCCTGAGAACACCAAccggcagctgcagctgcagttcGAGCGTCTGGTGGTTCTGGATTACATCATCAGGAACACAGGCAG GGGCAACGACAACTGGCTGCTGAAGTACGACTGTCCCATGGACCCCGTGGGGAACCGG GACACGGACTGGGTAGTGGTGAAGGACCCCATCATCAAGCTGGCAGCTATTGATAACGGGCTGGCCTTCCCCCTCAAGCACCCCGACTCCTGGAGAGCAT accCCTTCTACTGGGCGTGGCTCTCCCAGGCTAAAGTTGCGTTCTCCCAGGAAATCAGAGAACTGGTTCTGCCTAAACTGTCTGACCCCAACTTCATCAAagacctggaggaagacctGTATGAACTGTTCAag AAGGACCCGGGCTTCGACCGGGGGCAGTTCCACAGGCAGGTGTCGGTCATGAGGGGGCAG ATCCTGAACCTGGTCCAGGCCCTGAAGGACGGGAAGACCCCCCTGCAGCTGGTGCAGATGCCCCCTGTGGTGGTGGAGACGGCCAGAGCCCCCCAGAGGGCCAACAGCGAGTCCTACACCCAGAGCTTCCAGAGCAGGAGGCCCTTCTTCACCTGGTGGTAG
- the LOC137600058 gene encoding neurotrophin receptor-interacting factor homolog isoform X1, whose product MKPQLSRGGTPPSLQEELVAAIRGALEVAVEVAVQEVLKLVGQAGGAVNEELRQENEALRRRLRGAEGPPRARQLAPTRSPGAEEVRGLTGEGGGTGPPPGLHPRTSGNEAHAHRDGNAHRDGGGGAARQCGGGREGATPSPPPEHDKSSVMKVAVKQEEAEPEEELEEEPEAEPEEELEEELDLEGSASCWSSIKQEQFSPGGVLKDPTLLLGWSPETLVSPRPPPRLTQGKQGTGGRVCTGGGVSEPWRDRLVHRVSDWLISRVLSSCLTAPPPPDSPCLCSEPPDAPPEAGGGASEPARRPGPAYACRCCGRTFQLPSLLRRHQSQCQLRQGAGPGAGPGGGRPNVQLYPRGCSPFRCPVCHREFNRMENLKTHLRIHTGERPYVCAACSRSFRHSGALTRHFRIHTGEKPYVCGHCGKAFRNCGGLKFHQRSHSLQ is encoded by the exons ATGAAGCCGCAGCTTTCCAGGGGCGGAACCCCCCCGTccctgcaggaggagctggtggCAGCGATCCGGGGGGCGCTGGAGGTGGCCGTGGAGGTTGCGGTGCAGGAGGTGCTGAAGCTGGTGGGTCAGGCCGGGGGGGCCGTGAACGAGGAGCTGCGTCAGGAGAACGAGGCCCTGAGGCGGAGGCTGCGCGGAGCCGAGGGCCCCCCCCGCGCCCGGCAGCTCGCCCCCACCCGCAGCCCCGGGGCGGAGGAGGTGCGGGGGCTCacgggggagggaggaggcacCGGGCCGCCCCCCGGTCTTCATCCGCGGACGAGCGGAAACGAGGCGCACGCGCATCGGGACGGGAACGCGCATCGGGACG GAGGTGGAGGGGCGGCCCgccagtgtgggggggggcgggaagGCGCCACCCCCAGTCCCCCCCCTGAGCATGACAAGAGTTCCGTGATGAAGGTGGCAGTGAagcaggaggaggcggagccagaggaggagctggaggaggagccggaggcggagccagaggaggagctggaggaggagctggatcTGGAGGGGTCCGCCTCCTGTTGGAGCTCTATCAAACAGGAGCAGTTCAGCCCTGGGGGGGTACTCAAGGACCCCACCCTGCTGCTGGGGTGGAGCCCAGAGACCCTGGTCAgcccacgcccccccccaaGGCTGACTCAGGGTAAGCAAGGAACCGGGGGGCGTGTCTGTACCGGGGGGGGCGTGTCTGAACCGTGGAGGGATCGTCTGGTCCACCgggtttctgattggctgatctcACGTGtgctctcctcctgtctcacagcccccccacccccggatTCTCCGTGTCTGTGCTCAGAGCCCCCAGACGCCCCCCCGGAGGCCGGGGGGGGTGCTTCAGAGCCGGCCCGCCGCCCCGGCCCCGCCTACGCCTGCAGGTGCTGCGGGCGGACGTTCCAGCTGCCCAGCCTACTGCGGCGGCACCAGAGTCAGTGTCAGCTgaggcagggggcggggccgggggcGGGACCGGGGGGCGGCCGGCCCAACGTGCAGCTGTACCCCCGGGGGTGCAGCCCGTTCCGATGCCCCGTGTGCCACCGGGAGTTCAACCGCATGGAGAACCTGAAGACACACCTGCGCATCCACACCGGGGAGAGGCCCTACGTCTGCGCCGCCTGCAGCAGGAGCTTCCGCCACTCGGGGGCGCTGACGAGGCACTTCAGGATCCACACCGGGGAGAAGCCCTACGTCTGCGGGCATTGTGGGAAGGCCTTCAGGAACTGTGGGGGCCTCAAGTTCCACCAGCGCTCACACAGCCTGCAGTAG
- the LOC137600058 gene encoding zinc finger protein 70-like isoform X2 produces the protein MKPQLSRGGTPPSLQEELVAAIRGALEVAVEVAVQEVLKLVGQAGGAVNEELRQENEALRRRLRGAEGPPRARQLAPTRSPGAEEVRGLTGEGGGTGPPPGLHPRTSGNEAHAHRDGNAHRDGGGGAARQCGGGREGATPSPPPEHDKSSVMKVAVKQEEAEPEEELEEEPEAEPEEELEEELDLEGSASCWSSIKQEQFSPGGVLKDPTLLLGWSPETLVSPRPPPRLTQAPPPPDSPCLCSEPPDAPPEAGGGASEPARRPGPAYACRCCGRTFQLPSLLRRHQSQCQLRQGAGPGAGPGGGRPNVQLYPRGCSPFRCPVCHREFNRMENLKTHLRIHTGERPYVCAACSRSFRHSGALTRHFRIHTGEKPYVCGHCGKAFRNCGGLKFHQRSHSLQ, from the exons ATGAAGCCGCAGCTTTCCAGGGGCGGAACCCCCCCGTccctgcaggaggagctggtggCAGCGATCCGGGGGGCGCTGGAGGTGGCCGTGGAGGTTGCGGTGCAGGAGGTGCTGAAGCTGGTGGGTCAGGCCGGGGGGGCCGTGAACGAGGAGCTGCGTCAGGAGAACGAGGCCCTGAGGCGGAGGCTGCGCGGAGCCGAGGGCCCCCCCCGCGCCCGGCAGCTCGCCCCCACCCGCAGCCCCGGGGCGGAGGAGGTGCGGGGGCTCacgggggagggaggaggcacCGGGCCGCCCCCCGGTCTTCATCCGCGGACGAGCGGAAACGAGGCGCACGCGCATCGGGACGGGAACGCGCATCGGGACG GAGGTGGAGGGGCGGCCCgccagtgtgggggggggcgggaagGCGCCACCCCCAGTCCCCCCCCTGAGCATGACAAGAGTTCCGTGATGAAGGTGGCAGTGAagcaggaggaggcggagccagaggaggagctggaggaggagccggaggcggagccagaggaggagctggaggaggagctggatcTGGAGGGGTCCGCCTCCTGTTGGAGCTCTATCAAACAGGAGCAGTTCAGCCCTGGGGGGGTACTCAAGGACCCCACCCTGCTGCTGGGGTGGAGCCCAGAGACCCTGGTCAgcccacgcccccccccaaGGCTGACTCAGG cccccccacccccggatTCTCCGTGTCTGTGCTCAGAGCCCCCAGACGCCCCCCCGGAGGCCGGGGGGGGTGCTTCAGAGCCGGCCCGCCGCCCCGGCCCCGCCTACGCCTGCAGGTGCTGCGGGCGGACGTTCCAGCTGCCCAGCCTACTGCGGCGGCACCAGAGTCAGTGTCAGCTgaggcagggggcggggccgggggcGGGACCGGGGGGCGGCCGGCCCAACGTGCAGCTGTACCCCCGGGGGTGCAGCCCGTTCCGATGCCCCGTGTGCCACCGGGAGTTCAACCGCATGGAGAACCTGAAGACACACCTGCGCATCCACACCGGGGAGAGGCCCTACGTCTGCGCCGCCTGCAGCAGGAGCTTCCGCCACTCGGGGGCGCTGACGAGGCACTTCAGGATCCACACCGGGGAGAAGCCCTACGTCTGCGGGCATTGTGGGAAGGCCTTCAGGAACTGTGGGGGCCTCAAGTTCCACCAGCGCTCACACAGCCTGCAGTAG
- the zfyve27 gene encoding protrudin isoform X1: MVGPIPDPRQSPGELDTSGSPEAPEPGAPRDLDLVNMVASYRRLALLLEPLADAVELTRLLLGWKTPAWSLLVCAALNVFFCTVNEAGWFAMGVAVLCVPAALGYLQDRCGGGASEAELQRRRYHAVQRRDLQTVHLSKQEALMEVKDLLKHMDELLSSVCRSTQNLYKVLSWEDQNRSTRFYGGGLALVVLLYMAPVGWVLAGLNSAIFLWNGDFWRVLSDSRKWFYMGDAQDGPGAHEDLDQEQGPSLDRTPTPTSVEDLSPGSVEEAEEAEPDDEFKDAIEEHSLALQEEDDGPPGAPDDDGASENGVLSRNEPIRSKVSKLTEKLRKRYPPTGTGNCSSCSAVFSVLKKRRSCSNCGNSFCLRCCSCKVLRSCMGATAPEAQRETVFVCAACNSALIKLQ, translated from the exons ATGGTGGGACCGATCCCGGACCCCCGTCAGAGCCCCGGGGAGCTGGACACCTCTGGGTCCCCAGAGGCCCCTGAGCCGGGGGCCCCGCGGGACTTGGACCTGGTCAACATGGTGGCGTCCTACCGTAGGCTGGCCCTGCTGCTGGAGCCGCTGGCCGACGCGGTGGAGTTGACCCGCCTCCTCCTGGG GTGGAAGACCCCGGCGTGGTCGCTGCTCGTCTGCGCAGCCTTGAACGTCTTCTTCTGCACCGTGAATGAGG CGGGGTGGTTCGCCATGGGCGTGGCCGTCCTGTGTGTGCCCGCTGCGCTGGGTTACCTGCAGGACaggtgtgggggcggggcctctgaGGCAGAGCTGCAGAGGAGGCGGTACCACGCCGTCCAACGCCGAGACCTGCAGACGGTTCACCTGAGCAAGCAGGAGGCCCTGATGGAAGTCAAAgacct GCTGAAGCACATGGATGAGCTGCTGTCCTCCGTCTGCAGGTCAACACAGAACCTCTACAAGGTTCTGAGCTGGGAGGACCAGAACCGCTCCACaag GTtttatgggggggggttggcacTGGTGGTCCTGCTCTACATGGCGCCGGTGGGCTGGGTCCTGGCTGGACTCAACAGCGCCATCTTCCTGTGGAACGGAGACTTCTGGCGAG TTCTGTCAGACAGCAGGAAATGGTTCTACATGGGCGACGCCCAGGACGGCCCGGGGGCTCATGAGGACCTTGACCAGGAGCAGGGCCCCTCGCTGGACCGGACCCCCACCCCAACCAGCGTGGAG gaCTTGTCTCCAGGTAgtgtggaggaggcagaggaggcggagcctgatgATGAGTTTAAAGATGCCATTGAG GAGCATTCGCTGGCCCTGCAG GAGGAAGATGACGGGCCCCCGGGCGCTCCGGACGACGACGGCGCATCTGAGAACGGGGTCCTGAGCCGGAACGAGCCGATCCGCAGCAAGGTGTCCAAACTGACTGAGAAGCTGCGTAAACGCTACCCCCCCACGGGAACGG GGAACTGCTCCAGCTGCAGCGCCGTCTTCTCTGTGCTGAAGAAGAGG AGGAGCTGCAGTAACTGTGGCAACAGCTTCTGCCTGCGCTGCTGCTCCTGCAAGGTGCTGAGGTCCTGCATGGGGGCCACAG CTCCAGAGGCCCAGAGGGAGACGGTGTTCGTCTGCGCCGCCTGTAACTCCGCCCTCATCAAGCTGCAGTGA
- the zfyve27 gene encoding protrudin isoform X2, translating to MVGPIPDPRQSPGELDTSGSPEAPEPGAPRDLDLVNMVASYRRLALLLEPLADAVELTRLLLGWKTPAWSLLVCAALNVFFCTVNEAGWFAMGVAVLCVPAALGYLQDRCGGGASEAELQRRRYHAVQRRDLQTVHLSKQEALMEVKDLLKHMDELLSSVCRSTQNLYKVLSWEDQNRSTRFYGGGLALVVLLYMAPVGWVLAGLNSAIFLWNGDFWRVLSDSRKWFYMGDAQDGPGAHEDLDQEQGPSLDRTPTPTSVEDLSPGSVEEAEEAEPDDEFKDAIEEEDDGPPGAPDDDGASENGVLSRNEPIRSKVSKLTEKLRKRYPPTGTGNCSSCSAVFSVLKKRRSCSNCGNSFCLRCCSCKVLRSCMGATAPEAQRETVFVCAACNSALIKLQ from the exons ATGGTGGGACCGATCCCGGACCCCCGTCAGAGCCCCGGGGAGCTGGACACCTCTGGGTCCCCAGAGGCCCCTGAGCCGGGGGCCCCGCGGGACTTGGACCTGGTCAACATGGTGGCGTCCTACCGTAGGCTGGCCCTGCTGCTGGAGCCGCTGGCCGACGCGGTGGAGTTGACCCGCCTCCTCCTGGG GTGGAAGACCCCGGCGTGGTCGCTGCTCGTCTGCGCAGCCTTGAACGTCTTCTTCTGCACCGTGAATGAGG CGGGGTGGTTCGCCATGGGCGTGGCCGTCCTGTGTGTGCCCGCTGCGCTGGGTTACCTGCAGGACaggtgtgggggcggggcctctgaGGCAGAGCTGCAGAGGAGGCGGTACCACGCCGTCCAACGCCGAGACCTGCAGACGGTTCACCTGAGCAAGCAGGAGGCCCTGATGGAAGTCAAAgacct GCTGAAGCACATGGATGAGCTGCTGTCCTCCGTCTGCAGGTCAACACAGAACCTCTACAAGGTTCTGAGCTGGGAGGACCAGAACCGCTCCACaag GTtttatgggggggggttggcacTGGTGGTCCTGCTCTACATGGCGCCGGTGGGCTGGGTCCTGGCTGGACTCAACAGCGCCATCTTCCTGTGGAACGGAGACTTCTGGCGAG TTCTGTCAGACAGCAGGAAATGGTTCTACATGGGCGACGCCCAGGACGGCCCGGGGGCTCATGAGGACCTTGACCAGGAGCAGGGCCCCTCGCTGGACCGGACCCCCACCCCAACCAGCGTGGAG gaCTTGTCTCCAGGTAgtgtggaggaggcagaggaggcggagcctgatgATGAGTTTAAAGATGCCATTGAG GAGGAAGATGACGGGCCCCCGGGCGCTCCGGACGACGACGGCGCATCTGAGAACGGGGTCCTGAGCCGGAACGAGCCGATCCGCAGCAAGGTGTCCAAACTGACTGAGAAGCTGCGTAAACGCTACCCCCCCACGGGAACGG GGAACTGCTCCAGCTGCAGCGCCGTCTTCTCTGTGCTGAAGAAGAGG AGGAGCTGCAGTAACTGTGGCAACAGCTTCTGCCTGCGCTGCTGCTCCTGCAAGGTGCTGAGGTCCTGCATGGGGGCCACAG CTCCAGAGGCCCAGAGGGAGACGGTGTTCGTCTGCGCCGCCTGTAACTCCGCCCTCATCAAGCTGCAGTGA